The Urbifossiella limnaea genome has a window encoding:
- a CDS encoding WD40 repeat domain-containing protein → MPVVVCPGCGARMTAHDAAVGKSVKCPECQTAVPVGAAEPADEFPPWRRGPVDDNEPDDRPRRRGKSRPKKSGALVALIAGLLAVAVLAGGGFAAYWFGFRDKPDVPAPAAPAAPAAATTPETPEAPEPPSNPGDSPPARTTKTPVPDGWMVYDVPGCGFRVALPAPPSEEAYRAREAADASATGRMFRSPYGGFADSPSKVLCAVGRVTPPATVPADRRRREGVEAFRSDFDFRNRPGAKVLRRAAPVGLKYQGKEVVAETSSGDRKWGWVVRSAVVGDDVFVMAVSKENELPPAAIVDGFFDSLEVTGGADWANKPAPKPAGTILPTKTVAYQETLHPMLKTVSLSADGGTVGVFGLGKFGVGKNGPGLAPMTAFYDVDSGKRVGVPILQFEGHGPIAAGGKTTVYDNTSAVFVHDIATGQKTEAATFGRSPGRYSFAPSGRLLVTAQKSTLRFQPWPAGAASVPEVDAGSPVYGLSQVFQGGTRVAAVQYDADDVVARVWDVTAGRAVKTVPLKRPRKTGDDPGEPVLVAEDGKSMVVRTEKDAQAVWDLSTGERMTWWDNLWGRLPSTRLKPMTGGRILYAVQGRKRLPEGGGWRDIRHVVIADHRTGGVIHDLEYPPEVTDFALVTVECTPDGRRVASQCPVMRKVYVWDVPE, encoded by the coding sequence ATGCCCGTCGTCGTCTGCCCCGGCTGCGGCGCCCGCATGACCGCCCACGACGCGGCTGTGGGGAAGAGCGTGAAGTGCCCCGAGTGCCAGACGGCCGTCCCCGTCGGCGCCGCGGAGCCGGCCGACGAGTTCCCGCCGTGGCGCCGCGGACCGGTTGACGACAACGAGCCGGACGACCGTCCGCGGCGCAGGGGGAAGTCGCGGCCGAAGAAGTCAGGCGCCTTGGTCGCCCTGATCGCCGGGCTGCTGGCGGTCGCGGTGCTCGCGGGCGGCGGCTTCGCGGCGTACTGGTTCGGCTTCCGCGACAAGCCCGATGTCCCCGCCCCGGCCGCCCCGGCCGCCCCGGCCGCCGCGACCACCCCGGAGACCCCGGAGGCCCCGGAGCCCCCGTCAAACCCCGGCGACAGCCCCCCCGCCCGGACGACGAAGACGCCCGTGCCGGACGGCTGGATGGTCTACGACGTGCCCGGATGCGGCTTCCGCGTCGCGCTGCCCGCCCCGCCCTCCGAGGAAGCGTACCGGGCCCGGGAAGCGGCCGACGCCAGCGCCACCGGGCGGATGTTCCGCAGCCCCTACGGAGGGTTCGCGGATTCCCCGTCGAAGGTGCTGTGCGCCGTCGGCCGCGTCACCCCGCCTGCGACCGTCCCGGCCGACCGGCGGCGGCGGGAGGGGGTGGAAGCCTTCCGGTCCGACTTCGACTTCCGGAATCGGCCCGGCGCCAAGGTCCTCCGACGGGCCGCGCCGGTCGGTTTGAAGTACCAGGGCAAGGAAGTCGTCGCCGAGACTTCTTCCGGCGACCGCAAGTGGGGCTGGGTCGTCCGCTCGGCCGTGGTCGGCGACGACGTGTTCGTCATGGCCGTGTCGAAGGAGAACGAGCTCCCGCCGGCCGCGATCGTGGACGGGTTCTTCGACTCGCTCGAAGTGACCGGCGGCGCGGACTGGGCGAACAAGCCGGCGCCGAAGCCGGCGGGCACCATCCTGCCGACGAAGACTGTGGCGTACCAGGAGACACTCCACCCGATGCTGAAGACGGTCAGCCTGTCGGCGGACGGCGGCACCGTGGGCGTGTTCGGCCTCGGCAAGTTCGGGGTCGGGAAGAACGGCCCCGGGCTGGCCCCGATGACAGCGTTCTACGACGTGGATTCCGGCAAGCGGGTGGGCGTGCCGATCCTCCAGTTCGAGGGGCACGGGCCGATCGCCGCCGGCGGCAAGACGACCGTCTACGACAACACGTCCGCCGTGTTCGTCCACGACATAGCCACGGGCCAGAAGACCGAGGCCGCCACGTTTGGCCGGTCGCCGGGTCGCTACTCGTTTGCCCCGTCCGGGCGGCTACTGGTGACCGCCCAGAAGTCGACGCTGCGGTTCCAGCCGTGGCCGGCCGGCGCCGCATCGGTGCCGGAGGTGGACGCGGGGAGCCCGGTGTACGGCCTGTCGCAGGTGTTCCAAGGCGGCACCCGCGTCGCGGCCGTGCAGTACGACGCCGACGACGTGGTGGCGCGGGTGTGGGACGTGACGGCGGGCCGGGCGGTCAAAACGGTGCCGCTCAAGCGCCCGCGGAAGACGGGCGACGACCCGGGCGAGCCGGTGCTGGTCGCCGAGGACGGCAAATCGATGGTCGTGCGGACGGAGAAGGATGCGCAGGCGGTGTGGGACCTTAGCACCGGCGAGCGGATGACGTGGTGGGACAACCTGTGGGGCCGGCTGCCGAGCACCCGGCTGAAGCCGATGACCGGCGGCCGCATCCTGTACGCGGTGCAGGGGCGGAAGCGGCTGCCGGAGGGCGGCGGCTGGCGGGACATCCGGCACGTGGTCATCGCCGACCACCGCACGGGCGGCGTGATTCACGACCTGGAGTACCCGCCGGAGGTGACGGACTTCGCCCTGGTGACCGTCGAGTGCACGCCCGACGGGCGGCGGGTGGCGTCGCAGTGCCCGGTGATGCGGAAGGTGTACGTCTGGGACGTGCCGGAGTAG
- a CDS encoding DNA methyltransferase produces MSDEPRKRRSLSHVGGRADTAGPRAEADLLAHALDVEPSTDDDRDPARSHVHGFHTYPARMHPTTAARLVRAFSPPGGRVYDPFCGSGTVLVEAMLAGRAALGSDLNPLAVRLARCKTRPRTEPEVEYLVARAAEVVQHADDRRRARAGATRRYPPEDVELFDPHVLLELDSLRSKIESLPDEPTTLDLGLVLSAILMKVSRRPGDTSGGVVVRRIRAGFPSKVFTQKAEDWATRLGAFSRALPSPLPPRGDVSLDDATVLKAPRDGVADAVITSPPYAATYDYLYHHELRLRWLNLDAGMMVRGEIGSRAQYRRMSAADAPAAWAWELSRFLKAVRRVLKPGGPLVLVAADSAVRDVAIRADEIAADVSRDCGFEPVARASQARPHFHEPSAAAFHDRPRFEHALLLRRTG; encoded by the coding sequence ATGTCCGACGAACCCCGGAAGCGCCGATCACTCAGTCATGTCGGCGGCCGCGCCGACACCGCCGGCCCCCGCGCCGAGGCCGACCTGCTCGCCCACGCCCTCGACGTGGAGCCGTCCACCGACGACGACCGCGACCCGGCGCGCAGCCACGTCCACGGCTTCCACACCTACCCGGCGCGGATGCACCCCACCACCGCGGCCCGGCTCGTGCGCGCGTTTTCGCCGCCGGGCGGCCGCGTCTACGACCCGTTCTGCGGCTCCGGCACGGTGTTGGTCGAAGCGATGCTTGCCGGCCGCGCCGCGCTCGGCAGCGACCTGAACCCGCTGGCCGTGCGCCTGGCCCGCTGCAAGACGCGGCCGCGGACCGAGCCCGAGGTGGAGTACCTGGTCGCTCGCGCCGCCGAGGTGGTGCAGCACGCCGACGACCGCCGCCGCGCCCGCGCCGGCGCCACCCGCCGCTACCCGCCCGAGGACGTGGAGCTGTTCGACCCGCACGTGCTGCTGGAACTCGACTCGCTGCGATCGAAGATCGAGAGCCTCCCCGACGAGCCGACGACGCTGGACCTGGGGCTGGTGCTGTCGGCGATCCTGATGAAGGTGTCGCGGCGGCCGGGGGACACGTCCGGCGGGGTGGTGGTTCGGCGCATCCGGGCGGGGTTCCCGTCCAAGGTGTTCACGCAGAAGGCTGAGGACTGGGCGACGCGGCTGGGGGCGTTCTCGCGGGCGCTGCCGAGCCCGCTGCCGCCGCGCGGCGACGTGAGCCTCGACGACGCGACGGTGCTGAAGGCGCCGCGGGACGGCGTGGCGGACGCGGTGATCACGTCGCCGCCGTACGCGGCGACGTACGACTACCTGTACCACCACGAGCTGCGGCTGCGCTGGCTGAACCTGGACGCGGGGATGATGGTGCGCGGCGAGATCGGCAGCCGGGCGCAATACCGGCGGATGAGCGCGGCGGACGCCCCCGCGGCGTGGGCGTGGGAGCTGTCGCGGTTCCTGAAGGCGGTGCGTCGGGTGCTGAAGCCGGGCGGCCCGCTGGTGCTGGTGGCGGCGGACTCGGCGGTGCGGGACGTGGCGATCCGGGCGGACGAGATCGCGGCGGACGTGTCGCGGGACTGCGGGTTCGAGCCGGTGGCGCGGGCGAGCCAGGCCCGCCCGCACTTCCACGAGCCGAGCGCCGCGGCGTTCCACGACCGCCCGCGGTTCGAGCACGCACTGCTGCTGCGGCGGACGGGATGA
- a CDS encoding EF-hand domain-containing protein: MTRLPRPAAVGVLLALLAAPGPAQEPPTRKDRTAKGEAWEQEQFEEKSIARAAERAAKAADNEATRWHRELGKAYPGKVAAGLTEDDINAWYDLLAGDAKEWRRDAAPTRPLAELFDRAASRLELGPVPSIRRDEFAGLARRLARDVPRAPKDGERPPDADRLFRVLDRDGSGELESPEWTDRLRADARRADADGNRRVTAEEYREYFDFRVGEALEGQAKAADAQAKAAATAARKGGLPAWFDQYDKDMDGQVGLYEWRLSGRPLADYRTMDLDGDGLLPPEEYHRYVRLAEAAAKGEPPAAGPPPPERRAGMMPR; encoded by the coding sequence ATGACCCGCCTCCCCCGCCCCGCCGCCGTCGGCGTCCTGCTCGCCCTGCTCGCCGCCCCCGGGCCGGCCCAGGAGCCGCCGACCCGGAAGGACCGCACCGCCAAGGGCGAGGCGTGGGAGCAGGAGCAGTTCGAGGAGAAGTCGATCGCCCGGGCGGCCGAGCGCGCGGCGAAGGCGGCCGACAACGAGGCCACCCGCTGGCACCGCGAGCTCGGCAAGGCGTACCCCGGCAAGGTCGCCGCCGGGCTGACCGAGGACGACATCAACGCGTGGTACGACCTGCTGGCCGGCGACGCGAAGGAGTGGCGGCGCGACGCGGCCCCGACCCGGCCGCTGGCCGAGCTGTTCGACCGCGCCGCCTCCCGGCTCGAACTCGGGCCGGTGCCGTCGATCCGCCGCGACGAGTTCGCCGGCCTGGCCCGCCGGCTGGCCCGCGACGTGCCCCGGGCGCCGAAGGACGGCGAGCGCCCGCCGGACGCCGACCGCCTGTTCCGGGTGCTCGACCGCGACGGCAGCGGCGAGCTGGAGTCGCCGGAGTGGACCGACCGCCTCCGCGCCGACGCCCGCCGGGCCGACGCCGACGGCAACCGCCGGGTGACGGCCGAGGAGTACCGCGAGTACTTCGACTTCCGGGTGGGGGAGGCGCTGGAGGGGCAGGCGAAGGCGGCCGACGCGCAGGCGAAGGCGGCCGCGACCGCGGCCCGCAAGGGCGGCCTCCCCGCGTGGTTCGACCAGTACGACAAGGACATGGACGGCCAGGTGGGGCTGTACGAGTGGCGCCTCAGCGGCCGCCCGCTGGCCGACTACCGCACCATGGACCTGGACGGCGACGGCCTCCTCCCGCCCGAGGAGTACCACCGCTACGTCCGCCTCGCGGAGGCGGCGGCGAAGGGCGAGCCGCCCGCGGCGGGGCCGCCCCCGCCCGAGCGGCGCGCGGGGATGATGCCGCGGTAA
- a CDS encoding HAD family hydrolase, which translates to MRVILFDIDGTLVRTGGAGKAAMEDALRAEFAVRDIKDTVPYSGRTDRAIARDLLRVHGIPDTAANERTLREAYLAQLPHTLGRYPGLVCPGVAELVAELAACPNTLLGLLTGNVRAGAATKLGHYGLWHHFRCGGFGDDHYDRDDVARAAVASARQTAGRDFDPRAVWVVGDTPLDVSCARAVGANAVAVATGWHPLEELTACEPDHAFADLSDLRRVRTIWAAQQMRG; encoded by the coding sequence ATGCGCGTGATCCTCTTCGACATCGACGGCACCCTGGTCCGCACCGGCGGCGCCGGCAAGGCGGCGATGGAAGACGCCCTCCGGGCCGAGTTCGCCGTCCGCGACATCAAAGACACCGTGCCGTACAGCGGCCGCACCGACCGGGCCATCGCCCGCGATTTGTTGCGGGTCCACGGCATCCCCGACACCGCCGCCAACGAGCGGACCCTGCGCGAGGCGTACCTGGCGCAGCTGCCCCACACGCTGGGCCGCTACCCGGGGCTGGTGTGCCCCGGCGTCGCGGAGCTGGTGGCGGAGCTGGCGGCGTGCCCGAACACGCTGCTCGGGTTGCTCACGGGGAACGTCCGCGCCGGGGCGGCGACGAAGCTCGGGCACTACGGCCTGTGGCACCACTTCCGCTGCGGCGGGTTCGGCGACGACCACTACGACCGCGACGACGTGGCCCGCGCCGCCGTGGCGAGCGCGCGGCAGACGGCCGGGCGCGACTTCGACCCGCGGGCGGTGTGGGTCGTCGGCGACACGCCGCTCGACGTGAGCTGCGCCCGCGCCGTGGGGGCGAACGCCGTCGCCGTGGCGACCGGGTGGCACCCGCTGGAGGAGCTGACGGCGTGCGAGCCGGACCACGCCTTTGCCGACCTGTCGGACCTGCGCCGCGTGCGCACCATCTGGGCGGCTCAGCAGATGAGGGGGTGA
- a CDS encoding SDR family oxidoreductase, with the protein MTSIDLSGKIALVTGVGDNESFAWFISKALQAAGAKVALACHPRMVSIVESILTRDGDRDSRLLPDGSEFKPVKVLPCDASYDTMDDVPAEVKADRRYAKFPEYSIKGTVDAIGQEFGGIDILIHSVAFSREITKSLIDTSRKAYHEAMGISSYSLVSLTRAAAPYMANRPGGASVVGLTYVAGERVVPHYGGGMGTCKAALQMDAKQLAWFVGDRNVRVNLISAGPYASRAARAINKDFDKLIEHAAAHSPLRRPIGPEEVANATLYLCSPLASAVTGQILYVDCGYNVMGN; encoded by the coding sequence ATGACCTCGATCGACCTGTCCGGCAAGATCGCGCTCGTCACCGGCGTCGGCGACAACGAGAGTTTCGCGTGGTTCATCTCCAAGGCGCTCCAGGCGGCCGGGGCGAAGGTGGCGCTGGCCTGTCACCCGCGCATGGTGAGCATCGTCGAGAGCATCCTCACCCGCGACGGCGACCGCGACAGCCGCCTCCTGCCGGACGGCTCCGAGTTCAAGCCGGTGAAGGTGCTGCCGTGCGACGCCAGCTACGACACGATGGACGACGTGCCCGCCGAGGTGAAGGCCGACCGCCGCTACGCCAAGTTCCCCGAGTACTCCATCAAGGGGACCGTGGACGCGATCGGCCAGGAGTTCGGCGGCATCGACATCCTGATCCACTCGGTGGCGTTCAGCCGGGAGATCACCAAGAGCCTCATCGACACGAGCCGCAAGGCGTACCACGAGGCGATGGGGATTTCGTCGTACTCGCTGGTGAGCCTGACACGGGCGGCGGCGCCGTACATGGCGAACCGGCCCGGCGGGGCGAGCGTGGTCGGCCTCACCTACGTGGCCGGGGAGCGGGTGGTGCCGCACTACGGCGGCGGCATGGGGACGTGCAAGGCGGCGCTGCAGATGGACGCGAAGCAGCTGGCGTGGTTCGTGGGCGACCGGAACGTGCGGGTGAACCTGATCTCGGCGGGGCCGTACGCCAGCCGGGCGGCGCGGGCGATCAACAAGGACTTCGACAAGCTGATCGAGCACGCGGCGGCGCACTCGCCGCTGCGCCGGCCGATCGGCCCGGAGGAGGTGGCGAACGCGACGCTGTACCTGTGCAGCCCGCTGGCGTCGGCGGTGACGGGTCAGATCCTGTACGTGGACTGCGGCTACAACGTGATGGGGAACTGA
- the selD gene encoding selenide, water dikinase SelD, with protein MTEPIRLTKLAKRAGCAAKHPPGFLLPLLGLLPPTTDPNVLVGSSTADDAAVYRLTADTALVLTTDFFTPIVDDPRDFGRVAAANALSDVYAMGGKPLAALSIVGFPDTLPAAVLGAILAGAHEVAAEAGAAIVGGHTIKSEEPIFGLAVTGTVHPERVLSNAGAQPGDALILTKPLGLGIITTAAKNDRDSRGAITEAIGVMTTINRAASEVFAAHGAHALTDVTGFGLLGHLRNMTAASGVTADVWAARVPVLAAAREYVSAGIAPGGTRANLAFLADWVSYAADVPDTDRLLLCDAQTSGGLLAAVPDADATLRALADAGVTGAVVGRISGRGAGRITVTV; from the coding sequence GTGACCGAGCCGATCCGCCTGACGAAGCTGGCCAAGCGGGCCGGGTGCGCCGCCAAGCACCCGCCCGGCTTCCTGCTGCCGCTCCTCGGGCTGCTCCCGCCCACCACCGACCCCAACGTCCTCGTCGGCAGCAGCACCGCCGACGACGCCGCCGTCTACCGGCTCACCGCCGACACGGCGCTCGTCCTCACCACCGACTTCTTCACCCCCATCGTGGACGACCCGCGCGACTTCGGCCGCGTCGCCGCGGCGAACGCGCTGTCCGACGTGTACGCCATGGGCGGCAAGCCGCTCGCCGCGCTCAGTATCGTCGGCTTCCCCGACACGCTCCCCGCCGCCGTCCTCGGCGCCATCCTCGCCGGCGCCCACGAAGTCGCCGCGGAGGCCGGCGCCGCCATCGTCGGCGGGCACACCATCAAGAGCGAGGAACCCATCTTCGGCCTCGCCGTCACCGGCACTGTTCACCCCGAGCGCGTGCTCAGCAACGCCGGCGCGCAGCCGGGCGACGCCCTCATCCTGACGAAGCCGCTCGGCCTCGGCATCATCACCACCGCGGCGAAGAACGACCGCGATTCCCGCGGCGCCATCACCGAAGCGATCGGCGTCATGACCACGATCAACCGCGCCGCCTCGGAGGTGTTCGCGGCACACGGCGCGCACGCGCTCACGGACGTGACCGGGTTCGGCCTCCTCGGCCACCTGCGGAACATGACCGCGGCCAGCGGCGTGACGGCCGACGTGTGGGCGGCGCGGGTGCCGGTGCTGGCGGCGGCGCGGGAGTACGTGTCGGCCGGCATCGCCCCCGGCGGCACCCGGGCCAACCTCGCCTTCCTCGCCGACTGGGTGAGCTACGCCGCCGACGTGCCCGACACCGACCGGCTGCTGCTGTGCGACGCGCAGACCAGCGGCGGCCTCCTCGCCGCGGTGCCGGACGCCGACGCGACGCTGCGGGCGCTCGCCGACGCCGGCGTGACGGGCGCGGTCGTGGGCCGCATCAGCGGCCGCGGCGCGGGGCGGATCACGGTTACCGTTTGA
- a CDS encoding DUF4912 domain-containing protein translates to MKTAGALGDRSKKELADMAKRKGVRGWERMAKDDLVKALGRLTAKPAPKPAPRPAAKPVAKSAAKVTKPAKPAATRAPKPAATRAPKPAVNGTHRPAARVALPPPKPAPVAARPVVPAAKPTPPAAALKPPVKPLIKTNAPPPAAIPPAKDLSAAAVGATKDRILLMVPDPFWLHAYWELTHQSVQRAEAALKQDWYGARPIIRVFDVTSTDTTSTSETPVRDVQVHGECNNWYIDIPQPPRSYRADIGYVSRRGEFFVLARSNVVTPPKAGSTEALDVGMGELDPKKAERLIAMSTGFDNGGGSAELKELFEERLRRPLGAPKDTGFGTGAALPASLKKFQFEIDAELIVYGKTDPAAHCTLQNEPVKLRPDGTFTMRFSLPDSRQIIPAVATSADGGEERTIVLAVERNTKHLDPMIHDPMGEQ, encoded by the coding sequence ATGAAGACCGCAGGTGCGCTCGGCGACCGGTCGAAGAAAGAGTTGGCCGACATGGCCAAGCGGAAGGGCGTCCGCGGCTGGGAGCGGATGGCCAAAGACGACCTCGTGAAAGCGCTGGGCCGCCTCACGGCCAAGCCCGCGCCGAAGCCGGCGCCCCGCCCCGCGGCCAAGCCGGTCGCCAAGTCGGCGGCGAAGGTGACCAAGCCGGCCAAGCCCGCGGCGACGCGTGCCCCCAAGCCCGCGGCGACGCGCGCCCCCAAGCCCGCCGTCAACGGCACGCACCGCCCCGCGGCCCGAGTCGCGCTCCCGCCGCCGAAGCCGGCGCCGGTCGCCGCCAGGCCCGTCGTACCCGCGGCGAAGCCGACGCCCCCCGCGGCCGCGCTCAAGCCGCCCGTCAAGCCGCTGATCAAGACGAACGCCCCGCCGCCGGCGGCCATCCCGCCGGCGAAGGACCTGTCGGCCGCGGCCGTCGGCGCCACCAAGGACCGCATCCTGCTGATGGTGCCGGACCCGTTCTGGCTCCACGCGTACTGGGAGCTGACGCACCAGTCGGTGCAGCGCGCCGAGGCCGCCCTGAAGCAGGACTGGTACGGCGCCCGGCCCATCATCCGCGTGTTCGACGTGACCAGCACCGACACGACGAGCACGTCGGAGACGCCGGTGCGCGACGTGCAGGTGCACGGCGAGTGCAACAACTGGTACATCGACATCCCGCAGCCGCCGCGGTCGTACCGGGCGGACATCGGGTACGTCTCGCGCCGCGGCGAGTTCTTCGTGCTGGCCCGGTCGAACGTGGTGACGCCGCCGAAGGCCGGCAGCACCGAGGCGCTGGACGTGGGGATGGGCGAGCTCGACCCGAAGAAGGCCGAGCGGCTCATCGCCATGTCCACCGGGTTCGACAACGGCGGCGGCAGCGCCGAGCTGAAGGAGCTGTTCGAGGAGCGGCTGCGGCGGCCGCTGGGCGCCCCGAAGGACACCGGCTTCGGCACGGGCGCGGCGCTGCCGGCGAGCCTGAAGAAGTTCCAGTTCGAGATCGACGCCGAACTCATCGTGTACGGCAAGACGGACCCGGCGGCCCACTGCACGCTGCAGAACGAGCCGGTGAAGCTGCGGCCCGACGGCACGTTCACGATGCGGTTCAGCCTGCCGGACAGCCGGCAGATCATCCCGGCCGTGGCGACGAGCGCCGACGGCGGCGAGGAGCGGACGATCGTGCTGGCCGTGGAGCGGAACACGAAGCACCTCGACCCGATGATCCACGACCCGATGGGCGAGCAGTAG
- a CDS encoding AtpZ/AtpI family protein — protein sequence MTAPKSSPGDYRGLALAGTAIGEMVGPIVLGVWLDGKYGWAPWGLAVGSVIGVVGGIGHLFLTARRMSRDEGR from the coding sequence GTGACCGCGCCGAAGAGCAGCCCCGGCGACTACCGCGGCCTGGCGCTCGCCGGCACGGCGATCGGCGAGATGGTCGGCCCGATCGTCCTCGGCGTCTGGCTGGACGGCAAGTACGGCTGGGCGCCGTGGGGGCTGGCGGTCGGGTCGGTGATCGGGGTCGTCGGCGGGATCGGCCACCTGTTCCTGACGGCGCGGCGGATGAGTCGGGACGAAGGTCGTTAG
- the atpB gene encoding F0F1 ATP synthase subunit A, whose product MAHSPIDHVVDHAWIGPITKYQVLLVVAAVVVAVPFVLLARKVKDGTPPRGPLWNFFESLLLYIRDEVVRPNIHGHDADKFLPFLWTLFLFILTCNLLGMVPFLGSPTADISVTIVLAAVVFLVIHVSAIIKNGVGPYVKSFIPHLEADNLPMKLFLMVLIVPLITVIEVMGAVIRGAVLAIRLFANIFAGHVALAVIVSFSVADATIGGMSAGGTVAAVVMGTALSMLELFVAFLQAFVFVLLTSIFLGMQLHPEH is encoded by the coding sequence ATGGCGCACAGCCCCATCGATCACGTCGTCGATCACGCCTGGATCGGGCCGATCACGAAGTATCAGGTGCTGCTCGTCGTCGCGGCCGTGGTCGTGGCCGTGCCGTTCGTCCTGCTCGCCCGCAAGGTGAAGGACGGCACCCCGCCCCGCGGCCCGCTGTGGAACTTCTTCGAGTCGCTGCTGCTGTACATCCGCGATGAGGTGGTGAGGCCGAACATCCACGGGCACGACGCCGACAAGTTCCTGCCGTTCCTGTGGACGCTGTTCCTGTTCATCCTCACCTGCAACCTGCTCGGCATGGTGCCGTTCCTCGGGTCGCCGACCGCCGACATCAGCGTGACGATCGTGCTCGCCGCGGTCGTGTTCCTGGTGATCCACGTCTCGGCGATCATCAAGAACGGCGTCGGACCGTATGTGAAGTCCTTCATCCCGCACCTGGAGGCCGACAACCTCCCGATGAAGCTGTTCCTGATGGTGCTGATCGTGCCGCTGATCACCGTGATCGAGGTGATGGGCGCGGTCATCCGCGGGGCGGTGCTGGCCATCCGGTTGTTCGCCAACATCTTCGCCGGGCACGTCGCGCTGGCGGTGATCGTGTCGTTCTCCGTCGCCGACGCGACGATCGGCGGCATGTCCGCCGGCGGCACGGTGGCCGCGGTGGTCATGGGGACCGCCCTGAGCATGCTCGAGTTGTTCGTCGCATTCCTGCAAGCTTTCGTGTTCGTGCTGCTGACGTCGATCTTCCTGGGGATGCAGCTGCACCCCGAACACTGA
- the atpE gene encoding ATP synthase F0 subunit C: protein MNFACRLLAAAVVLLAVSTPAFAADDASKGGIGIGAGVGAGLAIIGAGIGIGLIGWSALAGIARQPEQAGKIQVNMIVMAALVEGAAIIALLVICFALVGKI, encoded by the coding sequence ATGAACTTCGCCTGCCGTCTCCTGGCCGCCGCCGTCGTCCTGCTCGCCGTCTCCACCCCGGCCTTCGCCGCCGACGACGCCTCGAAGGGCGGCATCGGCATCGGGGCCGGCGTCGGGGCCGGGCTCGCCATCATCGGGGCCGGCATCGGCATCGGGCTGATCGGGTGGTCGGCCCTCGCCGGCATCGCCCGCCAGCCGGAGCAGGCCGGCAAGATCCAGGTGAACATGATCGTGATGGCCGCCCTCGTCGAAGGGGCCGCGATCATCGCCCTGCTGGTCATCTGCTTCGCGCTCGTCGGCAAGATTTAA
- a CDS encoding F0F1 ATP synthase subunit B family protein yields the protein MPATTTRRAAAAVAALLVTPALALAADAGGTKNVMEPDLVNSVVTLIVFGALLAVLYKFAWGPILVGLKAREDAQYAAIEEAKKARDEAAAMRAQVQAELAKAADQVRAMLDEARNDASALRATEREAGVKEAAAERERAKREIEVAKDTALDEIYRTAVDLATSLSAKTLGRQISADDHRKLLDESLVELRQSARSA from the coding sequence ATGCCCGCGACCACCACCCGCCGGGCGGCCGCCGCCGTCGCCGCCCTGCTGGTCACCCCCGCCCTGGCGCTGGCCGCCGACGCCGGCGGGACCAAGAACGTGATGGAGCCGGACCTCGTCAACTCGGTCGTCACGCTGATCGTGTTCGGCGCGCTGTTGGCCGTCCTGTACAAGTTCGCCTGGGGGCCGATCCTGGTGGGGCTGAAGGCCCGCGAGGACGCCCAGTACGCGGCCATCGAGGAGGCCAAGAAGGCCCGCGACGAGGCCGCCGCCATGCGGGCGCAGGTGCAGGCCGAGCTGGCCAAGGCCGCCGACCAGGTCCGCGCCATGCTCGACGAGGCCCGCAACGACGCCAGCGCCCTCCGCGCCACCGAGCGCGAGGCCGGCGTGAAGGAGGCCGCGGCCGAGCGCGAGCGGGCCAAGCGCGAGATCGAGGTCGCCAAGGACACGGCCCTCGACGAGATCTACCGCACCGCCGTGGACCTGGCGACGAGCCTGAGCGCCAAGACGCTCGGCCGGCAGATCTCGGCCGACGACCACCGCAAGCTGCTGGACGAGTCGCTGGTGGAGCTGCGGCAGTCGGCCCGCTCGGCGTAA